In Shinella sp. XGS7, a single genomic region encodes these proteins:
- a CDS encoding SDR family oxidoreductase, with amino-acid sequence MKQFQGRTAVITGAGSGFGLEVARLAAGRGMQLVLCDVQADALARAAAEFEGRVPVLARQVDVAKAGPMEALAAEVQQRFGAPHFVFNNAGVGSGGLIWENTLADWEWVLGVNLMGVVHGVRLFTPMMLAAAQADPQWEGHIVNTASMAGLLNPPNMGVYNVSKHAVVSLSETLYQDLALVSEQVHCSVLCPYFVPTGISQSHRNRPEDLPGGRPSRSQLISQAQIDKAVSSGKVSAADVAALVFEALEQRRFYIFSHPQALGGVQTRLEDVVQARNPSDPFSERPEIGAQLRQALRQG; translated from the coding sequence ATGAAACAGTTCCAGGGCCGCACGGCCGTGATCACCGGTGCCGGTTCGGGCTTCGGCCTGGAGGTGGCACGCCTGGCCGCGGGCCGCGGCATGCAGCTGGTGCTCTGCGATGTGCAGGCGGATGCGCTGGCGCGCGCCGCTGCCGAGTTCGAGGGCCGTGTGCCCGTGCTGGCACGCCAGGTGGACGTGGCCAAGGCCGGCCCCATGGAAGCCCTGGCCGCCGAGGTGCAGCAGCGCTTTGGCGCCCCTCACTTCGTCTTCAACAATGCCGGCGTGGGCTCGGGCGGCCTGATCTGGGAAAACACCCTGGCCGACTGGGAATGGGTGCTGGGCGTCAATCTGATGGGCGTGGTGCATGGCGTGCGCCTCTTCACCCCCATGATGCTGGCCGCGGCCCAGGCCGATCCGCAGTGGGAGGGTCATATCGTCAACACCGCCTCCATGGCCGGCCTGCTCAACCCGCCCAATATGGGCGTGTACAACGTGAGCAAGCATGCGGTGGTCTCGCTCAGCGAGACCCTGTATCAAGACCTGGCCCTGGTCAGCGAGCAGGTCCACTGCTCGGTGCTGTGTCCTTACTTCGTGCCCACCGGCATCTCGCAGAGCCACCGCAACCGGCCGGAGGACCTGCCCGGCGGCCGGCCCTCGCGCAGCCAGCTGATCTCCCAGGCCCAGATCGACAAGGCCGTGTCCTCCGGCAAGGTCAGCGCGGCCGATGTGGCGGCCCTGGTCTTCGAGGCCCTGGAGCAGCGACGCTTCTACATCTTCAGCCACCCCCAGGCCCTGGGCGGGGTGCAGACCCGGTTGGAAGATGTGGTGCAGGCCCGCAACCCCAGCGATCCCTTCAGCGAGCGGCCCGAGATCGGCGCCCAGCTGCGCCAGGCCCTGCGCCAGGGCTGA